The window GGCCTGGCGCTCAGGACCGGACGTACCCGCACGATCGCGGCAATCCTGCCGCTGGAAACCCGAGCCTATGTGGCCGACCTCGCGAAGGTCCCGCTCATCGAGGGGATGACGCTGGCGGCCTCCGAGAACGGCTATGCGCTCTCGATCTTTTCCACCGGGCCGGAGGAGGACCAGCTCTGGTCGCTGCAGCGCCTGGTGCAATCAGGGATCAGCGATGGGATCATTATTACCCGCATGGCAGCGAAAGATCCCCGGATCGCCTTCCTTAAAGAACGAAGCATCCCGTTCGTCGCATTCGGTCGCTCGGCGACAAAGCCGGATTACGCTTATGTCGACGTCGACAATGAAGGGATGGTTCGGGATGCCGCGACCAAGCTGATCGCTCAAAAACATCGTCGGATAGCGCTCCACCTGCTGACGCGCGATGACGAGAGCTGCGAGCAGAGGCTGCGCGGCTATCGGCAAGCCCTTGCCAAAGCCAGGCTTCCGTTCGATCCATCGCTGGTCGGACATGAGGAGTTCACGATGGCGGCGAGCGAGAGGTTCTTCGAATCGGTGCTCGACCTGCCGAAACCGGCGACCGCCTTGATGTGTTCAAGCGAGCTCGGACTGCTGGGCGCGATCAGTGCCCTGCGCAAGCGGGGTCTGGTGCCGGGACGTGATGTCGGGCTTTTCGTCCGGGACAACACGCGGCTCAGTAAGTATCTGGCCGTGCCCTTGCTCGCGCATTTCGTCGATCTTGCCGAAGCCGGACGGTTGGCGGTTGACGCACTGCTGCGCCAGATCGAAGACCCAGGATCGCCCCTGACACAAATCATCATGCCGGGACATTTCGAGCGGTACGGCGGACCTGATGTGTAAGCCTTGGCAGCTTTAGGCGTGTCGGACCGTTCCTAGCTCAGGCACCCCAGAAACCGACTGTCCGCAACCGGCCCCTTCTCGTAGAGTAGAAGCCGGACGGCAACGCGCCTAATCTCTGCCGTAGGGATCGGCTTTATCCTTCCTGAAAGCAGACAATCATCACCGACCGCGCTGGATGTCATAATTGCGCCTGAGCCTTCGTAGGGTGAATAGGGCAGATCGCAGACATTGTTAGGTTGCTCCCCGGCAGCAGTGATCAACCTACTGCAATCACGAACCGAATCTTTATTTCGAAAATTATTGAATGGGCCGGTGCCCGCCCCTCTTGAGACGAGAGGCTGTGGGCGGTTCAGAGTCTGCAGAGTCGACAGCTTTCTCGGCAGCCGAACCAAACTCACCGTCCTGCTGCAGCGCAGTGCGGGCGATCTTCCAGGCGGATTCGACGTGCCGCCGCGCCGCGGCTTCGGCCTCATCCGGCTTGCGCGCCCTGATCGCATTCATGATCTCGTTCATTTCGGCGATCGCTGGCTCGCGCCGGTTCGCCGAGGCGATCGTCATCGATCGCAGCTGATTGATGCGTACATTGAGCCCGCTTACGATCTCCCAGGCGACGCGTTTGTCGGCCGCCTCGAACAGCGCTTCATAGAATTTCGTCGTCGCACGCATCACGGCCGGCGGCCTGCCCGAGGCCCAGGCTTCGAAGAGTTCGCTAAGCGCATGCTCCAGTGCTGCCAGCTGCCCATCGGTCGCAGACAGCGCGCAGGCGCGCGCCGCAATCCCTTCGAGCAGGGCTCGAAGCTCGTAGATTTCGTCGGTGCGGCCAAGATCCGGCTTGGCCACGGCCGGTCCGTGTCCGGGGATCATCTGGACCAGGCCTTCAGCCTCCAATTGCCGCAGAACCTCGCGCACAACCGAGCGGCTGACGCCGAGCTGGTCGCAAAGCGGCCGCTCGACCAGTCTTTCGCCCGGCTGGAAATGAAAATCCATGATGGCCTCGCGCATGCGCTCAAGAGCCAATGTTCTCAAGGTTTTGGCGCTGCGATCGATGCGAAGCGAGTCGTCCTGCATGTGTTTGCTCCCTGCGTCGCCACAAAAACCGATTCCGTGGCCGATTGACAAGTGATTTGGTGCTCCATAGTATGGTATACCATAAGACGATGAAAGGGATGGCGCAATTGGCAGCGCCGTTCGAAAGAGGTTTACATGCAGCCGGCCATTCGCAAGATCGTCACCTACACCGAGAACACGCTGATCGAAGGCGGCAAGGCGGCGCCTCGGCCGCTGCGTCTGATCGGCGTTGCCGCGGTGCTGACAAACCCCTGGGCGGGACGCGGCTTCACCGAGGATCTTTCGCCCGAGATCCGCGCCTGTGCACCCGTGCTCGGAGAAATCCTGACGCGCGAGATCATCGCCGCTGCGGGCTCGGGCGAGGCGATCGAAGGCTACGGCAAGGCGGCCATCTGCGGCACGTCGGGCGAGATCGAGCACGCCTCGGCGCTGATCCACACGCTGCATTTCGGCAACCATTATCGCCGCGCCGTCGGCGCCAAGACGTACCTTGCCTTCACCAATCTGCGCGGAGGACCGAACACGCCGATCATGATCCCGCTGATGGACAAGAACGACGAAGGCCGGCGCTCGCACTACCTAACCGTGCATTTCCAGGTCGGCGACGCGCCAGCGCCGGACGAGCTGGTCGTGGCGCTTGGCGCTTCGACCGGCGGGCGCCCGCACCACCGTATCGGCGACCGCTACCAGGATCTCAAGGAAGTGGGCGACCTGCATGGCTGACGTCGCGCTCGGATGGACCCGGGCCGCCGCGCCCGACGGCACCAGCTTCATCCGTGTCGGATCGGGCGCGCCGGTGCTGTTCATTCACGGCGTCGGCATGAACGCGGCGATCTGGCAGCCGCAGATCGAGCGCATGGCGGATCGTTGGGACGTCATCAGCTTCGATATGCTCGGTCACGGCCGCTCGCCGCTGCCGCCGCAGGCCCCGGAGCTGGCCGACTACGCCACGCAGGCGATCCGGCTGCTCGACCATCTCGGCTTCGACCATGTATCGGTAGTCGGCCACTCGATGGGCGCGCTGGTCGCGCAGGAACTCGCCCTGCTCGCGCCGGAGCGTGTCAGCCGCATCGTCTCGCTCAATGCTGTGTTCCGCCGTCCACCTGAACTGGCCGCGGCAGTCCGCGAGCGCGCGGCAGCGCTCACCGGCCGTGGCGACGCGGCGGGCGCCGCGCAGACCATCGCCCGCTGGTTCGGCGATCCGGTCCCGGCCGAGCTTGCGGCGGCCGCTGAAAAGGCGGCGGAGGCGTTGAGCGAAGTCGACCCCGAGGGCTATGCCCGCACCTACCGCTTGTTCGCCCGTGCCGACGGCGATCACGCCGAGCGCCTGCAGACGCTGGCCGTGCCGGCACTGTTCATCACCGGCTCAGAGGACAAGAACTCTTCGCCTGCAATGTCCGCTGCCATGGCGCGACTGGCGCCGCAGGGCCGCTGCACCGTGCTGCCCGGCGAACGGCATATGATGGCGGTGGCGGCGCCCGACGTCACCACGCGCCACATCGTCGACTTCCTCGCCGAAGGCGAAGTCGCCGAGCAAAGCAACGGGGCGCATACCAGTTTCAACAGCAGCGATTTCCGCCGCGCACTGGGTTCTTTCCTCACCGGCGTCACCATTGTCACAACGATCGGACCGGAAGGCGAGCCCCGCGGCTTCACCGCCAACTCTTTCACCTCCGTGTCGCTCGATCCGCCGCTAGTTCTCGTCTGCATCGCCCACAAGGCTCTGGGACATCCGGTCTTCGCGACCTCGAAAAGCTTCGCCGTCAATGTCTTGAACGAGGACCAGAAGGCGGCCTCCGGCATCTTTGCCTCGAAGGCAGCGGATAAATTCGTCCATGTCGACTGGCGCCCGGGACAGACCGGCAGTCCGGTTCTCGACGGCTCGGTCGCAGCCTTCGACTGCGATATGGAGCGGCTGGTCGAGGCGGGCGACCATTCGATCCTGATCGGTCGCGTCCGCGATTTCCAGCACAATTCCGCGCAGCCTCTCGGCTATTGTCGCGGCGCCTATATCACCCCCGGCCTCAGCCAGGAGGCACTCGCCGCCGCCCAGCCCGGCACCGATGTCGGCGCCATCCTCGAAAACGGCGGCAGGATCCTGTTCTTCGAAACGCCGGACGGTTCGTTCGAGCTGCCGAGAGGGCGAGGACTGGGCTTGGCTGCCGACAGCAAAAGTCTCAGGGGGCTCCTTGCCGCAAAGGCTATCGAAGCGCAGCTCGGCTTCCTCTTCGCTGTCTGGGATGATGCCGGCGACGCCTCGCGCACGCATGTCTATTATCGCGGCACCTTCGATATACCGGCGTCGAGCGATCGCGGCATCCGGCTGATCGACATCGACGCGATCGATGACTTGAAGATCGCCGATCCGGCGATCCTGTCCATGCTTGCCCGCTATGTGCGCGAGTGCACGCAGGATGCGTTCGGCGTCTATGTCGGCAACGAAGTCGAAGGCGAGGTGCGACCGCTTGCTAGGGCCGCTGCCGCTTCGCTCAATACAGGTGACCAGGGATGAAGTTCTCGCTCTTTGTGCATATGGAACGCACCGATCTCGCCAAGCCGCATTCGGAGCTGCTGAGTGAGCTCGGTGAACTGGTCGGTCTTGCGGAGGAGGCGGGTTTCGAGACCGCCTGGATCGGCGAGCACCACGGGATGGAGTTCACCATCTCGCCCAATCCCTTCATCAACATCGCCTATCTGGCGGCAAAGACGACCCGCATCCGACTCGGCACAGGAACCGTGATCGCGCCATTCTGGCACCCGATCAAGCTCGCCGGCGAAGCGGCAATGGCCGACGTCATCACCGGCGGTCGTCTCGATATCGGCATCGCGCGCGGCGCCTACAGCTATGAATACCAGCGTGTCTTTCCGGGGCTCGACGCCTGGGGCGCCGGCCAGCGCATGCGCGAGATCATCCCGGCGATCCGCGGCCTGTGGGACGGCGATTTCGAGTTCTCCGGCGAGTTCTGGCAGTTCCCTTCCACCACTTCCTCGCCAAAGCCCCTGCAGAAGCCGTATCCGCCAATCTGGGTGGCGGCGCGCGACCCGAACTCGCACGACTTTGCGGTAGCCAACAAATGCAAGGTGCAGGTGACGCCGCTGGCTTCCGGCGACGACGAGGTGGCAACCCTGATGCAGCGCTTCAACGCCGCCTGCGCCGCGCATCCGGACATCGAACGGCCGGAAATCATGCTGCTGATGCACACATTCGTTGCCGAGGACGCGACCGACACCGACCGCCTCAGCAAGCATTTGTCGAACTTCTACTGCCAGTTCGGCGCCTGGTTCCAGAACAAGAAGCCGGTGCGCCAGGGCATATTGGAGCCGCTGAGCGCCGACGAGATCGCCGCCATGCCGCAATATGCGCCGGACAAGATGCGCCAAAACCTGGTGATCGGCGAAGCAGACGAAGTCATTGGCCGGCTGAAGGCCTATGAGGCGCTTGGCTATGACCAGTATTCGATCTGGATCGACAGCGGGCTGTCGCACGAGCGCAAGAAGAAATCGCTGCGACTATTCATCGACCGGGTAATGCCGGCCTTCCTCTGATCGCGAGCTTGCATGACCGACGCTCTCTTCAGGAATTTCATCGACGGCCGCTTCGACGAGCCATCAGCTACCTTCGACAGCGTCGATCCGTCGACCGGCGCGCCATGGGCGAAGATGCCCGCGGCAAGCGAAGCCGACGTCGACCGTGCCGTCGAGGCCGCGCACCGCGAGTTGCACTCCGGACCTTGGGCCTCGATGACGGCGACCGCGCGCGGCAAATTGCTGGTCAGGCTCGGCGACCTCGTCGCCGCCAATGCCGGCCGTCTGGCCGAGTTGGAGACGCGTGACACCGGCAAGATCATCCGCGAGACCCGCGCCCAGATCGCCTATGTCGGCGACTATTACCGCTACTATGGCGGGCTCGCCGACAAGCACGAAGGCGCGCATGTGCCGATCGATAAGGCGGATCTCGACGTCACCATCCGCCGCGAGCCGATCGGCGTCGTTGCGGCGGTGGTGCCGTGGAATTCGCAGCTCTTCCTCTCGGCGGTCAAGCTCGGCCCGGCGCTGGCCGCGGGCTGCACGGTGGTGCTCAAGGCCTCAGAGGACGGCCCGGCGCCGCTGCTCGCCTTTGCCGAACTCGTACGGGAAACCGGCTTTCCCGCCGGAACCGTCAACATCCTCACCGGCTTCGGCCAGGATTGCGGCCGCCGCCTGACCAGCCATCCGATGGTCTCGCGCGTCGCCTTCACCGGCGGCCCCTCGACCGCCCGCGCCATCGTCCGGAACACGGCGGAAAACCTCGCCTACACGACCCTCGAACTCGGCGGCAAGAGCCCGGTCGTTGTCTTCGCCGACGCCGATCTCGACAGCGCCGCCAACGCCGTCGTCGCAGGTATTTTCGCGGCGACCGGCCAGAGTTGCGTCGCCGGGTCGCGGCTGCTCGTCGAAAGCGCTGTCAAGGACGAATTCCTCGCCCGGCTGAAGCGCAAGGCCGAGGGCATCCGCATCGGCGACCCGCAAGACCCGACGACAGAGATGGGGCCTTTAGCCACACAGCGCCAGCGCGACCGGATCGAGACGATCGTCGCCGAAAGTATCGCCGCCGGCGGCGCGCTGATCACCGGCGGCAAGCGGCCGGAAATCGGCGCGGGCTTCTACTACGCGCCGACGATCGTCGATGCCGGCAACATCAACCTGCCCTGCGTTCGTGAGGAGCTGTTCGGGCCGGTGCTAAGCGTGCTTGCCTTCGATACAGAAGCCGAGGCGCTGGCGCTCGCCAACGACACGCCCTTCGGTCTCGCCTCCGGCGTCTTCACCTCAAATCTCGGCAAGGCGCATCGCATGGCGCGCGATATCCATGCCGGCGTCGTCTGGGTCAACACCTACCGCGCCGTCTCGCCGCTCGTCCCCTTCGGCGGCTACGGTCTGTCCGGTCTCGGCCGCGAAGGTGGGCTCGACGCCATCCGCGATTACACCCGCTCGAAATCGGTCTGGATCAAGATCTCGGACGAGCCGATCCCCGATCCTTTCGTCATGCGCTGAGGCCGTATGACGAGGGTGCACAGACAAGAACAAAGAAACGGAACAGAGAAATCAGAGGAGAATGACATGAAACTGATCTTAGCCGGCGTCCTCGCCGGACTGCTTTCGGCGAGCGCCGCCAAGGCCGATGAAATGGTGTTCACCAGCTGGGGTGGGACGACCCAGGAGGCCCAGACCAAGTCCTGGGCCGAGCCCTTCACCGCCTCGTCAGGCATCAAGGTGCTGCAGGACGGACCAACCGACTACGGCAAGCTGAAAGCCATGGTCGACGCCAAAAACTTGACTTGGGACGTCGTCGACGTCGAGATGGATTTCGCCATCAAGGCGGCCAAGGACGGGCTGCTCGAGCCGATCGACTTCGCCGTCGTGCCGAAGGCAGACCTCGATCCCCGTTTCAGCAATGAATATGCCGTCGGCAGCTTCTACTATTCCTTCGTGCTTGCCTGGAACAAGGGCGCCGTCTCCGGCGAACCGACGAGCTGGGCCGACATGTTCGACACCAAGAAGTTTCCCGGAAAGCGCACCTTCTACAAATGGTCGGCGCCAGGTGTGATCGAGGTCGCGCTGCTCGCCGACGGCGTTCCGGCCGACAAGCTCTATCCGCTCGACCTCGACCGCGCTTTCAAGAAGCTCGACACGATCAAGTCGGACATCGTGTGGTGGGGCGGCGGCGCGGAGTCGCAGCAGCTCATCGCTTCGGGCGAGGCTGCCTTCGGCCAGCTCTGGAACGGCCGTGTCTTCGCGCTTGAAAAGGACGGCGCCGATGTCGGCGTCTCCTGGAACCAGAACCTCACCGCAGCCGACGTTCTCGTCGTCCCGAAGGGCGCCAAGAACAAGGACAGCGCCATGAAGTTCCTCGCCGCCGCCACCAGCCCGACCGGCCAGGCGAAGTTCGCCGAGGCGAGCGGCTACGCGCCGATCAACACCAAGGCCAAAGCCGAGATGGCCGCCGATGTTGTCAAGGGCCTGCCCGACGCCCATGTCGACGGCCAGATCAACCTCGACATGAACTACTGGGCCGAGCATCGCGACGAGATCGCCACGCGCTGGTACGCCTGGCAGACCAAGTAGCGCCATAGGAAACTGGCAGGGCGCGGCGCACCGCGCCCTGCCGGGACAGCGGAACCGCTCGATGCAAGGAATCTCTCTCAGACGCGGCTCGATCGCCGGCCTGCCGACCGGCAGCGGCGGCGCCTTGCCGGGCTTGATCCTTGTCGGCCTGTTCTTCATCGTGCCGGTCGTCGCTTTGCTGCTGCGCAGCGTCACCGACCCCGAGCCCGGCCTGCAGAACTACGCCGCGCTGTTCGGCAGCGGCACCTATGTGCGCGTGTTCCTCAACACTTTCCTGGTCGCTGCCGTCGTTACCGCCGTCACCATCGTCGTGGCGTTTCCGGTTGCCTGGATGCTGGCGATCATGCCGCCGGCGCTCGGCTCGATCGTCTTCGGTATCATCATCCTGTCGATGTGGACCAACCTTCTCACCCGCACCTATGCGTGGATGGTGCTGCTGCAGCGCACCGGGGTGATCAACCGGGCGCTGATGGGGCTCGGCATCATCCATGAGCCGCTGCCGCTCATCAACAATCTGACCGGCGTCACCATCGGCATGGTCTACATCATGCTGCCTTTCATGATCCTGCCGCTGGTCGGCACGCTGCGCGCGATCGATCCGATGACGCTGCGCGCCGCCGCCCTTTGCGGGGCTACCCCGTCCCAGGCATTCCGCCGGGTCCTCTTGCCGCTGTCGCTTCCAGGCATCGCCGCCGGCGGGCTGATGGTCTTCGTGATGTCGCTTGGCTACTTCGTGACGCCGGCTCTGCTCGGCGGTACGTCCAACATGATGCTCGCCGAGATGATTGCCCAGACGGTGCAGTCGCTGCTCAACTGGGGACTCGGCAGTGCGGCCGCTTTCGTACTCCTGGTCGTCACCATGGCGCTCTACGCGCTCCAGCTTCGCCTCGTCGGCGCCAGGCGCCCAGCCGGAGGGCTCTGACATGCTGCTCGACTATGAAAGGCTCGGATGGTTGCGCGCGGCGCTTGGCGGCTTCACCGCGCTGGTCGCCGCTTTCCTTCTGCTGCCGGTGGTCTTCATCGTCCTGCTGTCGTTCGGCTCGTCGCGCTGGCTGGCCTTTCCGCCGCCCGGCTGGACGCTGAAATGGTACCAGGAACTGCTGGCCGATCCGACCCGGATCGACGCGGCTCTGACCAGCGCGCGCATCGCCGCGATGACCGCCATCCTCTCGGTGCTGATCGGCTTGCTTGCATCCTTCAGCCTGGTCAGGGGCGAGTTTCCCGGACGACAGTTGCTGCGTGCGCTGCTGCTGACGCCGATGGTGCTGCCGGTCGTGGTTTTCGCCATCGCCGTTTACGCCTTCTTCCTGCGCCTCGGCCTTGCCGGCACCACGGTCGGCTTCGTCATCGCCCACACCATACTGGCGCTGCCCTTCGCCATCATTCCGATCGCGACCGCGCTCGAGGGCTTCGATAAATCCATCGAGGACGCAGCGATCGTCTGCGGCGCCAGCCCGCTGCAGGCGAGGCTCAGAATCACGCTGCCCTCGATCCGCATCGGCATCTTCTCGGCCGCAATCTTTTCGTTCCTCGCCTCCTGGGACGAGGTGGTGGTGGCGATCTTCATGGCAAGCCCGACATTGCAGACCTTGCCGGTGAAGATCTGGGGCAGCCTGCGCGCGGACCTGAGCCCGGTCGTCGCCGCCGCCTCCAGCCTGCTCGTCGGCCTCACCCTTTGCCTGATGATCGTGACCGCACTCCTTCGCAGAAAACTGTCCAGATGACCCGGCCATTCCTGTCCATACGCGCGGTGAGAAAGACGTTCGGTGGCTTCGTAGCCGTCCATGACGTCACCATCGATGTTCCCAAGGGCGAATTCCTAACCTTCCTGGGACCGTCCGGCTCCGGCAAGTCGACGACGCTCTATGCGATCGCAGGCTTCCAGGACCCGACGTCGGGCGACGTGCTGCTCGAAGACAAGTCGCTGCTTGCCGTACCTTCCCATAAACGCAATATCGGTATGGTCTTCCAGCGCTATACACTGTTTCCGCATCTGAGCGTTGCCGAGAACGTGGCGTTTCCGCTGCGCGTGCGCCGCAGGCCGGACCGCGAGGTGAAACGCAAGGTCGCCGACATGCTCGCGCTGGTGCGCCTGGACAGTTTCGCCGAGCGCTATCCGGGTGCGCTGTCGGGCGGCCAGCAGCAGCGCGTGGCGCTTGCCCGCGCGCTCGCTTACGATCCACCGATCCTTCTGATGGACGAGCCGCTGTCGGCGCTCGACAAGAAGTTGCGCCAGGAAATCCAGGCTGAGATCCGCCGCATCCACCGCGAGACGGGGGTGACCATCCTCTATGTCACGCACGACCAGGAGGAGGCTCTGCATCTTTCCGATCGGATCGCCCTGTTCAGGAGCGGGCGCATCGCGCAGATCGGCACCGGCGAGGACCTCTATCTGAGGCCCACGAGCGAATTCGTCGCGGGCTTCATCGGCAACTCCAATTTCCTGCCGGCGGAGCATCTGGAGACCGAGAGCGGCGCGGCCACCGTGCGGCTGGCCGATGGCTCGATCGTCAGGGGCGTAAAGACCACGCAAGTCCTCGATCGCGGCCAGAAGGCCAGGCTGATGGTGCGGCCGGAAGCATTCCGCCTCATCGCTACACCGGGAAACGCTGCGCTCACCGTTGAAATCGTCGACGCCGCCTTCTTTGGCGACCGCCGCCGCGTCGTGGCGCGCACTGCGTCGGGCGAGGAGATCGACGTCAGGCCGACCTCGGACGCGGCGCAACCGGACGGCCCGGCATCGGGTCGACGCATCTTCTTCGATCCTGCTTCCGCCTTCCTGTTTCCAGCCTGAATGCCTGATTTGGTCAGATCACGTCGATCGCCGCGGAGGCTGACGGATAGCTTCTGAAAGCTCGCATCTCGAAGCCGCCGGTCGGCAAACGGCCTATCCCAACCGAGTCACAGCCTAAGCGTTTCTCCCCTGGCCAATCATGGCCGAAGGAGAAACGAAATGGGACATTCGCATTATGACCCCATCGCTCCCGATCGCCGCGCGTGGAACGCGGGCAAGAAGGTTGGAACGAAACGCCCGCTGAAATCTCGGCAGATATGGGCGATCCGATTCTTTCTCGATCGGGAACGGCGCTTGCGCGATCGCGCCCTCTTCGATCTAGCAATCGACAGCAAGTTGCGAGGCTGCGATCTCGTCAAGATCAAGATCGGCACCTTGGTTCTCGGGCAGGAAATTCGGACCCGCGCGACGGTCGTGCAACAGAAGACAGGCTGGAACGGCGCGGCGGTACGGTCGACGACTATGCATTCCCGAGCAGGATCGACCCAAAAGGTCACATGAGCACGAGGCAGTATGCCCGCCTCGTGGACGAATGGGTTGTGGCTATCGGACTTCGACCTCAGGAATACGGCACACACTCACTTCGCCGAACGAAAGCCTCAATCATTTACAAGGCGACGGGCAATCTCCGAGCGGTTCAGATCCTGCTTGGTCACGCCAAGATCGAGAACACAATCCGGTATCTCGGTGTCGACGTAGAAGATGCCCTCGAACTCGCCGAGGCCACCGAAGTCTAACCAGAAGCGGCTCCATTTCCGAATGGAGCCGTGGATGCTAAGCGCCCATATCGGTCGCTAGACGGGCAGTTTGGGATTTCCGAAACCTGCCGTTCGTGCCCACCTCTACGTCACATCGTCCTTTGCCCAGCCCGCCCGCGGGGCGACTGTTTCCCAGTCCGGGAGACAGTCTTCGCCGCAGAAACGCCATCCGCGCGCCGCGCGCGAGCTGCTGGCCCGACAGCCGCTGTCGGGACGGGGGTCGCGGCCGAAGGGAAATATCTATAGGCTGGAAACGACGCCACCAAGGACGGCAAGAACATGGCAGGGGCACCACCCAACGACGGCGATAGGCCTGCCGACGATAACGCTGAAGCGAAAGCGAAGAACAACACGCCCCCCATCGTGGGTATCGGGTCATCGGCCGGAGGCGTGGCCGCTCTGCAGAAGCTTGTCAGCAACATACCGGCGGACAGCGGCATCGCCTGGGTGCTTATCCAGCACATGGCGCCGGATCGGCCGAGCGAACTCGCGAGCATTCTTGCGCGCAAGGCAGAGTTACCAGTGGAGGAGGTTACGCACGACACGCACATCGAGGCTAACAAGATCTATCTGATCGCGCCGGGGCAAGTGATGACGATCCGCGAGGGCGTGCTACGCCCCGCGCAGGACGGCGACCCACTCGCGCGGCGCACCAGCATCGACGCCTTCCTTGTCTCGCTCGCCGAGGATCAGGGGGAGCATAGCGGCTGCGCCCTTCTGTCAGGGGCGGGCACCGATGGGACTCTCGGCCTCAAGGCGGTGAAGGAGGCGGGCGGGCTGACCCTGACCCAGACGCTTCAGACGGCCGAATACGACAGCATGCTGCTGAGCGCCACGCGCACCGGCCTCGTCGACCGCGAGGCCGACGTCGCCGACATGCCCGGGCTCTTCGCCGACTTCCTCGTACGGCGGATGCCTATCACGCGCGATGTCGAGGTCGCAGATGGCGAGAGGCGCGAGATCTGCGACGTGCTTCGCCGCGCCACCGGCCACGATTTCACCGACTACAAGTCGAGCACGATCGACCGGCGCATCCGCCGGCGAATGCAGATGCAGGGCATCGACACGATGTCCGCGTATGTCGACCTGATGCGCGACGACCGGCGGGAGCCCGAGCGCCTGTTCCGCGATCTGCTGATCGGCGTTACCCAATTCTTCCGCGATACCGACTGGTTCGCGGCGCTGGCCGCGAAGGTACTCGGCCCGATGATGGAGGAAAAGACCGAGGACGACGAGGTGCGCGTCTGGGTTCCGGGTTGCGCCACGGGCGAGGAGGCCTACAGCTTGGCGATCCTGTTTCAGGAGACCCGGGCGCAGATGGAGAGCCCGCCGGAGGTGAAAATCTTCGGCAGCGATATCGACGAGGCCGCCCTGCATTTCGCCCGTATCGGCCGCTATCCGCACAGCATCGCCGCCGATGTCAACGAGGAGCGGCTGGAGCGGTTCTTCGAGAAGGAGGATGGCCACTACACCATCCGTCCGCAACTGCGCGAGATGTGCCTGTTCGCCCAGCACAATCTTCTGCGCGACCCACCGTTCTCGCGCATTGACCTGCTCTCATGCCGGAACGTGCTGATCTACATGAACCCGGGATTGCAGAAGCGGCTAATGCCGGTGTTCCATTACGCGCTCCGGCCCGGTGGCTTCCTGTTCCTCGGCCCTGCCGAGAACGCGGGGCATGACAAGCTCTTCGGTGAGTTCGACCGGAAGCACCGCATCTTCCGCCGGTTGGGCGAGACCGCGCGGCTGCCCGAGTTTCCTATCGCCGGCGGCGACGGCAAGAATCGTCAGCAGATGCAACGGCAGGACGGCGCCACGAAACCTGCCGTAAGCGATCCGGCATTCCGTACTGCGCAAAAACTGCTTGAGCGCTACACGCCGGCCTATGTCATAGTCGATGGCGACTTCGAGATCCTCGATGCTTCGACGGGCACCGGCGCCTTCCTCGAACTGCCGCGCGGCCGGCCGAAGGCGAATCTGGCCGCGATGGCGCGCACCGAACTGGCCGTGGACATCAAGGCGGCCGTCGCGAAGGTGCTGACCTCGGGCGAGCGGCTCGTGCGCGATGATCTGATCGTAGGCCATGACGAAGAGCGCCGCTACCTTACTCTGATCGTGGAGCCCCTG is drawn from Mesorhizobium sp. B1-1-8 and contains these coding sequences:
- a CDS encoding CheR family methyltransferase: MAGAPPNDGDRPADDNAEAKAKNNTPPIVGIGSSAGGVAALQKLVSNIPADSGIAWVLIQHMAPDRPSELASILARKAELPVEEVTHDTHIEANKIYLIAPGQVMTIREGVLRPAQDGDPLARRTSIDAFLVSLAEDQGEHSGCALLSGAGTDGTLGLKAVKEAGGLTLTQTLQTAEYDSMLLSATRTGLVDREADVADMPGLFADFLVRRMPITRDVEVADGERREICDVLRRATGHDFTDYKSSTIDRRIRRRMQMQGIDTMSAYVDLMRDDRREPERLFRDLLIGVTQFFRDTDWFAALAAKVLGPMMEEKTEDDEVRVWVPGCATGEEAYSLAILFQETRAQMESPPEVKIFGSDIDEAALHFARIGRYPHSIAADVNEERLERFFEKEDGHYTIRPQLREMCLFAQHNLLRDPPFSRIDLLSCRNVLIYMNPGLQKRLMPVFHYALRPGGFLFLGPAENAGHDKLFGEFDRKHRIFRRLGETARLPEFPIAGGDGKNRQQMQRQDGATKPAVSDPAFRTAQKLLERYTPAYVIVDGDFEILDASTGTGAFLELPRGRPKANLAAMARTELAVDIKAAVAKVLTSGERLVRDDLIVGHDEERRYLTLIVEPLTRADASERRCLVVFQAGAAAMAETTERARQRGGDEELVRALELELQTTKERLQSTLEELETSNEELRTSNEELSSVNEELQSSNEELETSKEELQSINEELRTVNNELSTRVEELSRANSDLKNLFSNTRIAMLFLDAEFRIRNFTPPAKPLFRLRDHDMGRPLDELAGGVDLGPLKQQVAEVIRSGEQIEKEVEVRNGEPQTLIMRMLPYRGENDVIQGAVLTFIDITEHKRSEERLSDMVSELNHRVKNNLASVQSMIRQAAKHTETKDELHKVLTGQLHATAASHDILSRGDWKSARLRDLVGAVLSPFVGEGLDGLSIQGPEVHLTPQVVVALGLILHELATNASKYGAWSTGTGRVSLNWTRVTTDGDEMRIEWAESGGPPVAPPQSNGFGLKFVSRSTQHELRGTCDHQFPSAGYRCVIVAPAKAMLMDRDENR